A portion of the Ostreibacterium oceani genome contains these proteins:
- the bufB gene encoding MNIO family bufferin maturase codes for MSQEKHNEEKPYLGFGLGLRTEYYETIFEEKPKSIEWFEAISENFMVEGGRPLHNLDKVRQDYPIVLHGVSMSIAGEHEIDYDYLDRLKVLINRVQPAWVSDHLAWTRGSAHNLHDLLPLPYTEESLAHVVERVKRVQDYLGRQILLENPSTYATFTHSCLPEYEYLNALCERSDCLLMLDVNNVFVSAENHGWDAFEYISRINADRVWQHHLAGHTYSYAGKLIVDTHDQPVREEVWNLYAHAVKCLGQVSTIIERDDNMPPLDELVQELDFARSVQADALKKHAAQLV; via the coding sequence ATGAGTCAAGAAAAACACAACGAAGAAAAACCATATCTGGGGTTTGGTCTCGGACTACGCACCGAATATTATGAGACGATTTTTGAGGAAAAACCCAAATCTATTGAGTGGTTTGAGGCAATTTCTGAGAACTTTATGGTCGAAGGCGGTCGGCCGCTACACAATCTAGATAAAGTACGCCAAGATTACCCGATTGTGCTGCACGGTGTGTCGATGTCGATTGCGGGTGAGCATGAGATTGATTATGATTATTTAGATCGGCTGAAGGTATTAATTAATCGTGTTCAACCTGCTTGGGTTTCTGATCATCTCGCGTGGACGCGCGGCAGTGCCCATAATTTACACGATTTGCTACCCTTGCCTTATACCGAAGAATCTTTGGCGCATGTGGTTGAACGTGTCAAGCGTGTGCAGGATTACTTGGGGCGACAGATTTTATTAGAAAACCCATCTACCTACGCTACGTTTACGCATAGCTGTCTGCCTGAATATGAATATTTGAACGCGCTGTGTGAACGCAGTGATTGTTTATTGATGCTAGATGTTAATAATGTCTTTGTGAGTGCAGAAAATCACGGGTGGGATGCATTTGAGTATATCTCTCGAATTAATGCCGATCGTGTTTGGCAACATCATTTAGCCGGGCATACTTATAGTTATGCAGGCAAGCTAATTGTTGATACGCATGACCAGCCTGTACGTGAAGAAGTCTGGAATTTATACGCCCACGCGGTCAAGTGTCTAGGGCAGGTGTCGACGATTATCGAGCGTGATGACAATATGCCGCCGCTAGACGAATTAGTCCAAGAGTTAGATTTTGCGCGGTCTGTGCAGGCAGACGCGCTTAAAAAACACGCAGCCCAATTGGTGTGA
- a CDS encoding HvfC/BufC N-terminal domain-containing protein, translating to MSFYQAFEAYLKGEDNEITELIVSDEKGDAKERMNIYRDAYALRLIDILFGDFPTIHQILGDEAFFEMAQKYVKTYPSTAFTVRYFGQHLAKFLNDEAPYSSHPYLSQIADFEWAKGTVFDAPDTPIFTLEQLVNIPAEAWPNATFEFVPAMVRLVYDYNVPQIWQAIQADEQDHMPTPLENPMPWVMWRKALNPHWYSMPADEDWMFIHARQGKSFAELCDGLTTWHDEDDVAPRAAEVVRRWIDEMLLVNIKF from the coding sequence ATGAGTTTTTACCAAGCATTTGAAGCCTATCTCAAGGGCGAAGACAATGAAATTACCGAACTCATTGTGTCGGATGAAAAGGGTGACGCCAAGGAACGCATGAATATTTATCGGGATGCGTATGCGTTGCGGTTGATTGATATTTTGTTCGGTGATTTTCCCACCATTCACCAAATCCTCGGTGATGAAGCCTTTTTTGAAATGGCGCAAAAATACGTTAAAACCTATCCGTCTACGGCGTTTACCGTGCGCTATTTTGGACAGCACTTGGCTAAATTTTTAAATGATGAAGCGCCTTATTCATCGCATCCTTATTTATCGCAAATTGCGGATTTTGAATGGGCTAAGGGGACGGTTTTTGATGCACCTGATACGCCAATTTTTACCCTAGAACAATTGGTTAATATACCCGCTGAAGCGTGGCCAAATGCAACATTTGAGTTTGTGCCGGCGATGGTGCGCTTGGTGTATGATTATAATGTGCCACAGATTTGGCAAGCTATCCAAGCGGATGAACAAGACCACATGCCAACGCCGCTTGAGAATCCAATGCCGTGGGTGATGTGGCGCAAAGCCTTAAACCCACATTGGTATTCTATGCCAGCAGATGAGGATTGGATGTTTATCCACGCGAGACAAGGCAAATCCTTTGCCGAGCTGTGTGATGGGCTGACAACGTGGCACGATGAAGACGATGTTGCCCCCCGCGCCGCTGAGGTTGTTAGGCGTTGGATTGATGAAATGTTATTGGTCAATATTAAGTTTTGA
- the lysA gene encoding diaminopimelate decarboxylase → MTQPTTTLPKHSLLLALAKQYGTPAYVYDKNCILNNLTAYQAAFKHRRHQICYAVKANSNLHILKLLAAAGAGFDIVSIGELQRVIMAGGDPKKTIFSGVGKQLEEIIMALDIGIEAFDIESLPELDTIIQAAEATETIAPISIRFNPNVDAKTHPYISTGLKESKFGLTESQATLAYQRAKDSPWINIVGINMHIGSQITDIDAFANALSEQAAFVKHLTHTLDIKLQHINIGGGIGVCYQDEQPIALDAFAQLVSSTYPDPNITLIMEPGRSIVANAGVLLTEVLYVKSHQDQHFTIVDAGMNDYIRTALYQAYNQISNLGALSDCTIDDYTADDYTADSQQTIPPDTATQQPIEQQPMEQAIVGPVCESGDFFAKKRRLKSQAGDILAIHDVGAYGFVMASNYNTRMRPAEILIDGDEATLIRRRETFEAVIAPELIGDLALESEYDDATHDGLYHETYHD, encoded by the coding sequence ATGACACAACCCACGACCACCTTACCCAAGCATTCGTTACTACTTGCGCTGGCTAAGCAATACGGCACACCAGCCTATGTCTATGACAAAAACTGCATACTCAACAACCTAACAGCCTACCAAGCGGCATTTAAGCATCGTCGCCACCAAATTTGTTATGCTGTCAAAGCCAATTCCAACTTGCATATCTTAAAACTACTCGCAGCAGCAGGCGCTGGGTTTGACATTGTTTCTATCGGTGAACTTCAGCGCGTCATCATGGCAGGCGGCGACCCAAAAAAAACCATTTTTTCAGGCGTGGGAAAACAGCTAGAAGAAATCATTATGGCGCTAGATATTGGCATAGAAGCCTTTGACATCGAATCATTGCCTGAGCTCGACACCATTATCCAAGCCGCCGAAGCAACCGAAACCATTGCACCGATTTCTATTCGCTTTAACCCCAACGTCGATGCCAAAACCCACCCGTATATCTCTACTGGGCTCAAAGAAAGTAAGTTTGGTTTAACCGAATCACAAGCAACCCTCGCCTATCAACGCGCCAAAGACAGCCCATGGATTAATATCGTTGGTATTAATATGCATATCGGATCACAAATCACTGATATTGATGCCTTCGCCAATGCACTAAGCGAACAAGCGGCATTCGTCAAACACCTAACGCACACACTAGACATTAAGCTCCAGCACATCAATATCGGTGGTGGCATTGGTGTTTGTTACCAAGACGAACAACCCATCGCCCTAGATGCGTTTGCCCAGCTCGTCTCATCGACCTACCCAGACCCTAACATAACCCTTATTATGGAGCCAGGTCGGTCTATCGTCGCCAATGCAGGGGTGTTATTAACCGAAGTCCTTTACGTCAAATCTCATCAAGATCAACATTTCACCATTGTCGATGCGGGGATGAATGACTATATTCGAACGGCACTGTACCAAGCCTACAACCAGATTAGCAACCTTGGCGCACTCAGTGATTGCACAATTGACGATTACACAGCCGACGATTACACAGCCGACAGCCAGCAAACGATACCACCAGATACTGCGACACAGCAGCCCATAGAACAGCAACCTATGGAACAAGCCATTGTCGGTCCAGTCTGCGAATCAGGTGATTTTTTTGCCAAAAAACGGCGCCTCAAAAGCCAAGCAGGCGATATTTTAGCTATCCATGACGTTGGGGCTTATGGTTTTGTTATGGCGTCAAATTACAACACGCGAATGCGTCCTGCAGAAATCCTTATCGACGGTGATGAGGCGACGCTTATCCGCCGCCGCGAGACCTTTGAAGCCGTCATCGCACCTGAATTAATCGGTGATCTGGCACTAGAATCAGAATATGATGACGCAACGCATGATGGCCTATACCATGAAACTTATCATGACTAA
- the lptM gene encoding LPS translocon maturation chaperone LptM — MNPFVTQHVSQHATQCATQRPKHCANKPSSRYCTHYFPYCWRVLYPVFVTALTPALTIALTLTLAGCGQKGPLTYQDTTAKPDQIDVFASIDKTSVDDEQRITPTIIQLNTLTINGTYTQLTQTTAKAWQTLLSDPALKATADTNLTGNNLTTNNPPTNRLTPAFSGLRYLVFSDDILSPELSAINMLVGQVENHPNSVDSLSIASGTYLRFRNLPSDYTSIPDTLSVARQYFADNPALIRIGKTDFMIETAEQIDLYIQVEKTLR, encoded by the coding sequence ATGAATCCATTCGTCACTCAACACGTCAGTCAACACGCCACTCAATGCGCCACTCAACGCCCTAAGCATTGCGCTAACAAGCCCAGTTCTCGTTACTGTACACATTACTTTCCTTACTGTTGGCGCGTCCTTTACCCCGTATTCGTGACTGCCTTAACGCCTGCCTTAACGATTGCCTTAACGCTTACCCTAGCGGGCTGCGGACAAAAAGGTCCATTAACCTACCAAGACACCACGGCAAAACCTGACCAAATTGATGTCTTTGCAAGCATTGACAAGACCAGCGTGGACGACGAACAGCGCATCACACCAACCATTATTCAGCTCAACACACTGACCATTAATGGGACTTATACACAGTTGACACAAACGACCGCCAAAGCGTGGCAAACTTTACTCTCTGACCCTGCGTTAAAAGCCACAGCAGATACTAATCTAACCGGCAATAATTTAACAACCAATAACCCACCAACCAACCGCCTAACGCCTGCGTTTAGCGGTTTACGTTATCTTGTTTTTAGTGACGATATTTTGTCACCTGAATTAAGCGCCATCAATATGCTCGTTGGCCAAGTAGAAAATCACCCTAATTCAGTCGATTCGCTGTCGATTGCGTCAGGTACGTATTTACGATTTAGAAACCTACCCAGCGATTACACGAGTATCCCAGACACACTCAGCGTTGCGCGCCAATATTTCGCAGACAACCCAGCGCTTATTCGCATTGGCAAAACGGATTTCATGATAGAAACTGCCGAACAAATCGACCTTTATATTCAAGTGGAGAAAACCCTAAGATGA